In Paenibacillus xylanilyticus, the genomic window TGGCGGAACAAGGAACTAGTTGCTACGGCAATGCCCTTGTTGTTCTCACCAGCCTGTTCCGTGACGAGCACGTTTACCGGCGCCCCCAGCATCATGCCGAAACCGATCCCCACCAGTACACTCGCAATAACGAACTGCCAGATATGCTCTACCCATAGCGGGAATAGCAAGAATCCAATGGCAGACAGCAAACCGGCGACGGATAAGGTCCAGATTGGTCCTTTGCGGTCAACCAGGTAACCCCCACCACCTGCGCCAATTCCTGATGCCAAGGCAAGCGGGGTAAACCAATAACCTGAAGCTGTACTGGATACACCCAGATATTGCTCCACGAAGCCTGGAATGAAGATCACGGATGCCAGAATGGCTCCCGAGAAAAAGGCAATCAGCAGCGTCCACCGAAAGGACGCAATGCCAAGAAGCTGAGTTGATACGACAGGTTCACGTTGCGAGCCTTCCAGCCTTTTTTCCAAAAAGTAAAAGAGCACCAGAATGACCACACCTGCCAGGAAGAAACCATAGAACATTGGCGAACCGAGACTCTGCAGCATATCGACACCGTCCAGATTACTGAAGCTGTACATTAAACTTAGTACCCCGAGTGTGAGAACAGCAATACCACTCCAGTCCACAGCAGCGCGGTTCAACTCCTGTTCTTCATGGATGAATCGAATGCCCGCGATAAATAAGAGAATGGCAATCGGTACATTAATGAGGAATAACCAGTGCCAGTTTCCCGTAATATCCAAAATAAAAGCACCAATGTTCGGCCCCAGAATCGCAGCAACACCATTCATGCCTCCAAGCAGGCCCAAGGCTGTACCCTGACGTTCAGCAGGAAACTTGCTCAGCACATACGAACTCGCAATGATAAAGATCCCGCCACCGCCCAGCGCCTGAATGACACGCGCAACCAGGAAGAAGGTAAATGAAGGACTCAGTGCGACAAGCAATGATCCTATTCCGAACAACGCGACTTCAATTAAAAACAGCTTTTTGCGGCCATAACGGTCCGACAGCTTCCCTGCAATCGGTACACTTACCGCAAGACCAAGCGTATAGAGGGTAATTGTCCATGCTCCCCACGTCGGAGATACTCCAAACGAAGCATTTAGCGTCGTCAGCGATGACGTGATAATACCATTATCGAGTGCAGCCATGAATACCCCTATCGCAAATAAAATGAGCGGCCATTTCATTTGTTTTTGCATCTCTTCTTACCTCCCCGATCAGATCACAATGACCCAGCCTTATGCCGGGATGCTACATATATATTAAACAAAACAGAACATTAATGACTCACTGGTCATTTTAAAACAAAAGGA contains:
- a CDS encoding MFS transporter produces the protein MQKQMKWPLILFAIGVFMAALDNGIITSSLTTLNASFGVSPTWGAWTITLYTLGLAVSVPIAGKLSDRYGRKKLFLIEVALFGIGSLLVALSPSFTFFLVARVIQALGGGGIFIIASSYVLSKFPAERQGTALGLLGGMNGVAAILGPNIGAFILDITGNWHWLFLINVPIAILLFIAGIRFIHEEQELNRAAVDWSGIAVLTLGVLSLMYSFSNLDGVDMLQSLGSPMFYGFFLAGVVILVLFYFLEKRLEGSQREPVVSTQLLGIASFRWTLLIAFFSGAILASVIFIPGFVEQYLGVSSTASGYWFTPLALASGIGAGGGGYLVDRKGPIWTLSVAGLLSAIGFLLFPLWVEHIWQFVIASVLVGIGFGMMLGAPVNVLVTEQAGENNKGIAVATSSLFRQMAMAIAPTIFAGFLARSFSNLGSNIQSGLADQGIQVPPEVLQQYASGAGGASGSDVASLTEGLSQIPDPGIRDMLLQAVHQTTGQGYNGLFWSAVIFSVLTLAAALITGRLRSREKNKRVDTVSTN